Within the Zea mays cultivar B73 chromosome 10, Zm-B73-REFERENCE-NAM-5.0, whole genome shotgun sequence genome, the region CTTGTCGCGGGCCGATATTTTTCTGTTCATTCCACTACTGATAATAAATCAGGAGTAACTGGACGATATCCTGTTCTATCATACAGATCCTGAAGCCTGCCTTCACAATTGTCTGTGACAGAAGTAGCCAATGCTTTCTCCTTTTCATTAGGGGGGCTATCAGTGTTAAGGAGCGGTTGACAGCAGCAACTGGCGCAGAGGTTCCATTTCATCACGTTGTGGTCCAGGAAGGTCGTGTCTCCAACCTAGTGTTGGGTTACGCTCACTGTGGAATGGTTGTAGCAGCTCGATGGATTGCAAAACAAGCCATTCCTTGCCTGAGTAAAGCAATCGAGCAATTCCCAGAATATGAGGTTAAGGTAATTTCTTTCAGCTCTTGCCGAGTATCTCCAGGTGATCTTTTGATGTTATTGtcaaaaactcatggtattatataTTGATGAGTTTTCTATGCTCTATTCTTTTAGATTTTGTGCTTCTGTATTGAACTACAGTTCTGTAACTCATATTGATGCTTACCTGTCTGCCTATTAAATTGCAGAAAAATCAACATAAGTTGTGAATGCTAAAGCAAGTGGAACTGCAAGTATCTTTTAAAGTGGAAATGGCAAATAGGTTTTTTCCTTTCTTCAAGCCAAAGCAAATGAACTTTGAAACACTCTTGCAGTAAAGTATCAGCAATGGACTTTAGGATTCTCTAGGGCTGAGCGGGAATCTGAAGAAAATAGATTGCCTAAGTACTGAGGTACAAGCTTAAAGTTATGACTACCATGAGTAGAGAGAATAAGTGGACTACACTCATGAATGTAAAATTGTAAGGAGAATAATATGAAACTAATGCTGAACAACTTACTAATGTTGGACCTCATTTCTTCATTGACTTTCATATTTTTTTTTGCGATTTCAGTGATTTTTGTTAGCTAAGCAATGCATGTCTACTCAAATGTTCATGTTTAGAAGCTAAAGGACGCTATTTGCATTTGTTTTGCTTTACTTGTTTTTCATCTTAGATGATTTCTTGTCTTGGGAGGGACTTCTATCTAGCCCCATATTTCTTTATATCTAACTTTTATCACAGACAATATATGATGTTAAATATTTATGTCTTGTATCTGATCCTTCCTTCATTTTACTTATTTTGTTTAGATCATTGGACATTAAATGGGAGCTGGGATTGCAACAATACTAACATACATCCTTCGCGAGAATGAGAAGCTGGCATCATCCACTTGTATTGCATTTGGGCCAGGTACTGCACTGAGGAGTATAGTTTTATTCAAAGGAAGCTGGCAACAAtactatctccagcagcttatcATCTGCATATCCATATTTAATATTGGCTGGCCTATGCCATATGCGCTCTAAATAGATACACGATCAAGCTTCAGAAGCGTATAAGGTGGTGCCCGGAAGAAGTTTAAATTCGATCTTAAAAAAAGAGTGCCTACATTCTGCAGTGTGGATGGAGACTTTCATTGTTAGGATCTGTTCCTGCCCTTCAGGAAGTGTTTGATCATGTTTGAATGATTGGTTGCTCCTACTCATGTTTGGTGAATTTGAGTTTTCACTGCATACACCCCACTGTGGCAGATCATCTTATTTATCTGTTTACTCTTAGCTCTTTTTTTTTGATAAATGAGATCCTTTCTCTGCTAGTGTGAAATTAGCATCTGTACCAGTGTGTACATTTTGATGGCTTTTAAGCAGTGCATATTGATTTGTAGCAATTCTACTCATGGCAGTGCATATTGATTTTGTTTACTCTTAGCTCTTTTTTTTTGATAAATGAGATCCTACTCATGTTTGGTGAATTTGAGCCAGTATGTGGTGTTTTGATTTTAATTCGTGGCTTCTGTGCTTTGCAGACAGGTGGCTACAGTGAGGACATGATTCCAACCGTATGTACATACAAACACTTTCTTTATGTTATCCTGAACAAATCTTGGTTATCTAATTGACCTAAAATGCTCATCTGTGAAACAGGTAGGCTTCAATATGCGGAAAGTCACCAAGGGGAATGTCACAATTAAACTTTGGGATCTTGGTGGGCAACGAAGATTCCGCACTATGTGGGAGCGCTACTGCCGTGGAGTTTCTGCTATTCTGTAATTCCTTCTCTTCTAAAATACTATTCAATATTGAATATTTTATCATGCTCCAAACGATATGCTTGTGTGTCCCCCATGCATATGGGACAACACAGtcgaccgtgaacacaccagccaGACCAAATACCATATGCAGGCAAATCATGAATTGACCACAAATATGTCGCACGTAAGGTAAATTCACGTTTTAGATGACCATCATAAGCCTTTACCCCTACCCATAGCTCTTTGAACTCTTCAATCAACGGTTGCATGAATACATTGATCTTCTTTCCAGGATGTTTAGGCCCTGGAATAATAAGGGCAAGAAATATGAACCCTTCTTTCATGCATTTGTTGGGAGGGGGGTTGTAGGGCATGATGAAAACCGGCCAACAAGAGTGTGAAGTTGAACTGTTGTCGTAAGGAGTGAAACCATCAGTGGACAAGCCTAGACGAACACTCCTAGCGTCTCTTCCAAATTCTGGGTCAAAACGATCCAGAGCCTTCCAAGCATCGCCATCTGATGGATGCATCATAATGTCTAGGTCTTGGATCTCACGTTCTCCTTCCTTATGCCACAACATTAGCTTCGCAGTTTCTGGGGTTAAAAACAGACGTTTAAGCCTTGGAGTGATGGGCATATATCGAAGTTGTTTAACTGCCACTTTTGTAGCAAAAGTAGCTCCATCCTCTTTTAGTACCTCCGCATATCTTGATTTACCGCATTTCTGACAATGGGTGCTCGCTTCATATTCCTTCCAGAACAACATGCAATTATCttcgcacacatcaatcttcttaTACTTCATCCCAAGACCGGACACAATCTTTTTAGACTGGTATAAGTCTTTTGGCATCTTATGGTTCGATGGGATGAGATCAATAATCAGATTGATTATATCGTTATAGCAATTATTCGAGAAGTTATACTTTGCCTTCATTGCCATAAGACGTGTAACCACCTGCAACACAGTCACAGTGGTGTCGTCATGCACTTTTTCCTCTGACGCGTGAAGAAGCTTGTAAAACTCCTGCACTTCATTTGGTGTATCCTGTTCTGAGGCCAATGTTGGATACTCTCTACTAATATCAGCCACCAAGTCATCCATCCgatcctcctcat harbors:
- the LOC103642307 gene encoding uncharacterized protein, whose product is MALSLGLARELSQCKCFRLWDKSLSQYHSNKKRFDGPEVRQELILLLRYLKQCMYFSKKPYSVFLDYGGYGQNDVLIKKSKARILKPAFTIVCDRSSQCFLLFIRGAISVKERLTAATGAEVPFHHVVVQEGRVSNLVLGYAHCGMVVAARWIAKQAIPCLSKAIEQFPEYEVKIIGH